A region from the Aegilops tauschii subsp. strangulata cultivar AL8/78 chromosome 5, Aet v6.0, whole genome shotgun sequence genome encodes:
- the LOC120964034 gene encoding uncharacterized protein: MRIFNAREKALDIINGQWNDSFQLLYTFKAEVEMASPRSVVEIDKHTVPFKKRKSFQKECFRRAFVCFKACWQGFLDGCRPYLAVDATHLTGRWRRQLVAASAVDGHNWLFPVAFGVVEAESEESWVWFLQQLRNIIGTPPGLAIHIDACKGLESAVEIVFPGVEHRECMRHLAHNFKKKFKGKVYDENLWPASYTCSKRKHEHHLRVLYAQNPLVKEYMDAHHGKVWSRSKFNEICKVDYVTSNLAECFNSKFKSVKGLLLWQAFDKMRQMIMIKMALRKRIAETQYVGHQMLPSLIKALHLKARGLKMKCIRSSTYEGEVTYTDTKNRVWRYPVNLSTRECTCRQWQIRGKPCIHALHLMTVIEGADGEVDQYCSEYFSIAKFMAAYADNVPALSGKDRWYIVDPGFKLHAPVITRPPGRLRNQRIRAGEEGRLPKKRACKKCGVLGHIARLCTNAVDASFGEEERWTAANAEENAAAMETEDAVENAAANEASWYVFAPFVECSYPFVCMCSLFCQWLIILFTSSREKRLRDEEAEDFETMALDGFEAIREEEEGVIFPIVPLKITEPIDDRQMVVQCSASGTTPSAPPRGKPQVKPKIKRNESLKEKSISTRETRSKTVKPAANTRSKSKI, translated from the coding sequence ATGAGAATTTTCAATGCTAGGGAAAAGGCTCTTGACATAATTAATGGTCAATGGAATGACAGTTTTCAGCTGCTTTACACTTTCAAAGCTGAAGTGGAGATGGCAAGTCCAAGGAGTGTtgtagagattgacaagcatacAGTTCCATTCAAAAAAAGAAAGTCATTTCAGAAGGAGTGCTTCAGAAGGgcttttgtttgtttcaaggcttGCTGGCAGGGGTTTCTAGATGGTTGCAGGCCCTATTTGGCTGTAGATGCTACACATTTGACTGGAAGATGGAGAAGACAGCTAGTAGCAGCTTCTGCagttgatggacacaactggCTATTCCCAGTTGCATTTGGTGTGGTGGAGGCAGAGTCTGAGGAAAGTTGGGTCTGGTTTCTGCAGCAGTTGCGCAACATTATAGGCACACCCCCAGGTTTAGCTATACACATAGATGCTTGCAAGGGTTTAGAGAGTGCAGTGGAAATTGTATTCCCTGGAGTGGAGCATAGGGAATGTATGCGACACCTAGCGCATAATTTCAAAAAGAAGTTCAAAGGTAAAGTTTATGATGAGAACTTATGGCCAGCATCATACACATGCAGCAAAAGGAAGCATGAACACCATTTGAGAGTGTTGTATGCTCAAAATCCTCTTGTGAAGGAGTACATGGATGCACATCATGGTAAGGTGTGGTCAAGAAGCAAATTCAACGAAATCTGCAAAGTAGATTATGTGACCAGTAACCTTGCAGAATGCTTCAATTCAAAGTTCAAGTCAGTGAAAGGGCTCTTGTTGTGGCAAGCATTTGACAAGATGAGGCAAATGATCATGATAAAGATGGCTCTTCGCAAAAGAATTGCAGAAACACAATATGTTGGTCATCAAATGCTCCCATCACTGATTAAGGCATTGCACTTGAAGGCAAGAGGACTGAAGATGAAATGTATTCGATCTAGTACATATGAGGGAGAGGTTACCTATACTGACACTAAAAATAGGGTATGGAGGTATCCTGTGAACCTAAGTACTAGAGAATGTACTTGTAGGCAATGGCAGATCCGTGGGAAGCCATGCATACATGCCCTACATCTGATGACCGTTATCGAGGGTGCAGATGGTGAAGTTGATCAATATTGCTCTGAGTATTTCTCTATTGCCAAATTTATGGCTGCTTATGCTGACAATGTGCCTGCACTATCGGGGAAAGATCGATGGTACATAGTAGATCCAGGGTTCAAACTCCACGCTCCTGTCATTACTAGACCACCAGGAAGACTAAGGAACCAGAGGATTAGAGCAGGTGAGGAGGGTCGTCTACCAAAGAAGCGTGCTTGCAAAAAATGTGGAGTTCTGGGGCATATTGCTAGGCTTTGTACCAATGCAGTGGATGCATCATTTGGAGAGGAGGAAAGATGGACAGCAGCCAATGCtgaggagaatgcagcagcaatggagactgaagatgcagtggagaatgcagcagcaaatGAAGCATCTTGGTATGTGTTTGCACCCTTTGTAGAATGCAGCTACCCTTTTGTTTGCATGTGTTCTCTTTTTTGCCAGTGGCTTATAATTTTATTTACCAGCTCTAGGGAGAAAAGGCTAAGAGATGAAGAAGCAGAAGATTTTGAAACCATGGCCCTTGATGGTTTTGAAGCTAtaagagaggaagaggagggggtaATTTTTCCAATTGTGCCTTTAAAGATTACTGAACCCATAGATGACCGTCAAATGGTCGTCCAGTGCTCGGCGAGTGGAACTACTCCATCAGCACCTCCACGGGGAAAACCCCAAGTAAAGCCCAAGATCAAAAGGAACGAGAGTCTGAAAGAAAAGAGCATCTCAACTAGGGAAACCAGGAGCAAGACGGTGAAGCCAGCTGCAAACACAAGGAGCAAGTCGAAAATTTGA